A window of the Virgibacillus pantothenticus genome harbors these coding sequences:
- a CDS encoding helix-turn-helix transcriptional regulator, translating to MKLDNRVKELRARFNLTQEQLARKVGVTRQTIAAIEKGDYVPSLFLALNICRIFCLPMEETFWLQEEERDDENEIDLLD from the coding sequence TTGAAATTAGATAATCGTGTAAAGGAGTTGAGGGCACGGTTTAATTTAACACAAGAACAACTGGCGAGAAAAGTTGGCGTTACTCGACAGACCATTGCGGCTATTGAAAAAGGAGATTATGTTCCATCCTTATTTCTTGCCTTAAATATATGTAGAATTTTCTGCTTACCTATGGAAGAAACTTTTTGGCTACAGGAGGAGGAGAGAGACGATGAAAATGAAATCGATTTACTGGATTAG
- the galT gene encoding UDP-glucose--hexose-1-phosphate uridylyltransferase, whose product MIYSYLTGLIEQATSAEMIEYADKVYARNQIMRLLHLESFPNESVPVKDIPIPNLLDKLIDYAIEHDVIRDILSEKEILAASIMNCLVARPSTVNEVFYKKFNQSPVKATDYFYALSRNSNYIQMNRIAKNISYKTDTPYGTMDITINLSKPEKDPEQIKLEREKSKDITYPKCLLCVENEGYTGRIDHPARANHRMIRVPLADEMWFFQYSPYVYYNEHSILLSEQHRNMKIDKRTFARLLAFTEKFPHYFIGSNADLPIVGGSILSHDHYQAGRYEFTMTNAKEAFSFSWNQYPQLHCAVLHWPLSVIRLKGKHTSDLVDAADEVLAVWKSYSDEAANIIAFTEQTPHNTITPIARKRNGVYELDLVLRNNRTTEQYPQGIFHPHADVHHIKKENIGLIEVMGLAVLPARLKQELADIESYLLGEHQQVAAYHRDWAEKLKKQYPGVGTPEEARQIVRKEVGNKFVRILQDAGVFKDNSSFKRFIHVLC is encoded by the coding sequence ATGATCTATTCCTATTTAACAGGACTTATCGAGCAAGCTACCTCAGCTGAGATGATCGAATATGCAGATAAAGTATATGCGCGAAACCAGATCATGCGTTTATTACATTTGGAATCATTTCCGAATGAATCTGTACCGGTAAAAGATATACCCATACCAAATCTATTAGATAAATTGATTGACTATGCGATTGAACACGATGTTATTCGCGATATTTTAAGCGAAAAGGAAATCCTGGCAGCTAGTATTATGAATTGTCTCGTCGCACGCCCTTCGACAGTAAATGAGGTCTTTTATAAAAAATTCAACCAATCACCAGTAAAGGCTACAGATTATTTTTACGCCCTTTCAAGGAATAGTAATTATATTCAAATGAACCGCATTGCGAAAAACATTAGCTATAAAACAGATACGCCTTATGGAACCATGGATATAACTATTAATTTATCCAAGCCAGAAAAAGACCCCGAACAAATTAAATTAGAACGAGAAAAATCCAAGGATATTACCTATCCGAAATGTCTATTATGTGTGGAGAATGAAGGCTATACAGGAAGAATTGACCACCCCGCACGTGCAAACCATCGAATGATAAGGGTTCCTCTAGCCGATGAAATGTGGTTTTTTCAATATTCGCCGTACGTTTACTATAATGAACACAGCATTTTATTATCGGAACAACACAGAAATATGAAAATCGATAAGCGAACGTTTGCACGACTGTTAGCTTTTACAGAAAAATTCCCGCATTATTTTATTGGGTCTAATGCAGACTTGCCGATTGTGGGCGGATCGATCTTAAGTCACGACCATTATCAAGCGGGGCGGTATGAGTTTACAATGACCAATGCTAAAGAGGCATTTTCATTTTCTTGGAATCAGTATCCGCAACTGCATTGTGCCGTGCTACATTGGCCATTGTCTGTAATTCGGTTAAAAGGAAAACATACATCTGATTTAGTGGACGCAGCAGACGAGGTCTTAGCAGTCTGGAAAAGTTATTCTGATGAAGCAGCGAATATTATAGCATTTACAGAGCAAACACCACATAATACTATTACACCGATTGCGAGAAAACGTAACGGCGTGTATGAGTTGGATCTTGTATTACGGAATAACCGGACAACAGAACAGTATCCACAAGGTATTTTCCATCCACATGCAGATGTGCATCATATTAAAAAGGAAAATATCGGCTTAATTGAGGTGATGGGACTAGCAGTATTGCCTGCGCGATTAAAACAAGAATTAGCTGATATAGAAAGCTATTTATTAGGTGAACACCAACAAGTTGCAGCCTATCATAGAGACTGGGCGGAAAAATTGAAGAAACAGTACCCAGGCGTAGGAACACCTGAAGAAGCACGGCAAATTGTGCGCAAAGAAGTTGGAAATAAGTTTGTGCGGATTTTACAGGATGCAGGTGTATTTAAGGACAACAGTTCGTTTAAACGGTTTATCCATGTGTTATGCTAA